The following proteins are encoded in a genomic region of Triticum dicoccoides isolate Atlit2015 ecotype Zavitan chromosome 1B, WEW_v2.0, whole genome shotgun sequence:
- the LOC119318625 gene encoding calcium-transporting ATPase 4, endoplasmic reticulum-type-like, producing the protein MGEAGHDAPAVNEEKGAMAAAPFPAWARTVDECEKRFGTDRDRGLSSAEAAARLRAHGPNELLEHPGPSVLQLVAQQFEDTLVRILLAAAAVSFALALSSSAGALTLSAFVEPLVIFLILVVNAAVGVWQETNAEKALEALRQIQSDHAAVLRDGEWAPALPARDLVPGDVVMLRVGDKVPADMRVLRLVSSTLRVEQGSLTGETNSVNKTAHAVPAEDADIQAKECMVFAGTTVVNGSAVCLVVHTGMATEIGKIHSQIHEASQEDDDTPLKKKLNEFGEALTKIIGLICILVWLINVKYFLTFELDGWVPRNIRFSFEKCTYYFEIAVALAVAAIPEGLPAVITTCLALGTRKMAAKNALVRKLPSVETLGCTTVICSDKTGTLTTNQMSVSKLVAIGDAPGKVRSFKVDGTSYDPRDGKIYDWPAGRMDANLEMIAKVAAVCNDASVSHSSNQYVSTGMPTEAALKVLVEKMGVPEGKNGLSVDPSETLGCCRWWSNAAKRIATLEFDRMRKSMGIIVTSKSGGNTLLVKGAVETLLERSSHIQLQDGSVVPLDEKSRKAVLASLHELSTKALRCLGFAYKEDLGEFATYDGEYHPAHKLLLDPANYAAIETDLIFVGLAGLRDPPREEVFDAIEDCRAAGIRVMVITGDNKETAEAICHEIGVFSPDEDITLKSFTGREFMALEDKKTLLRRKGGLLFSRAEPRHKQEIVRLLKEDGEVVAMTGDGVNDAPALKLADIGIAMGITGTEVAKEASDMVLADDNFSTIVAAVGEGRSIYNNMKAFIRYMISSNIGEVASIFLTSALGIPEGLIPVQLLWVNLVTDGPPATALGFNPPDKDIMKKPPRRSDDSLITPWILFRYLVIGLYVGVATVGIFVIWYTHGSFMGIDLTGDGHTLVSYSQLSNWGQCSTWDNFTASPFTAGARTFTFDDNPCDYFQAGKVKATTLSLSVLVAIEMFNSLNALSEDTSLLRMPPWVNPWLLLAMSVSFGLHFLILYVPFLAQVFGIVPLSLNEWLLVLLVALPVVLIDEVLKFVGRCTTASGPKRRLKKQKGE; encoded by the exons ATGGGCGAGGCCGGCCACGACGCGCCGGCGGTGAACGAGGAGAagggggcgatggcggcggcgccgtTCCCGGCGTGGGCGCGGACGGTGGACGAGTGCGAGAAGCGGTTCGGGACGGACCGGGACCGCGGCCTCTcctcggcggaggcggcggcgcggctgcgcGCGCACGGGCCCAACGAGCTGCTGGAGCACCCGGGCCCGTCCGTGCTGCAGCTCGTGGCGCAGCAGTTCGAGGACACGCTGGTGCGCATCctgctggccgccgccgccgtctccttcgCGCTCGCGCTCTCGTCGTCGGCGGGCGCGCTCACGCTCTCGGCCTTCGTCGAGCCGCTCGTCATCTTCCTCATCCTCGTCGTCAACGCCGCCGTCGGGGTGTGGCAGGAGACCAACGCCGAGAAGGCACTCGAGGCGCTGCGCCAGATCCAGTCCGACCACGCCGCCGTGCTCCGCGACGGCGAGTGGGCGCCCGCCCTCCCCGCGCGCGACCTCGTCCCGGGCGACGTCGTGATGCTCCGCGTCGGGGACAAGGTCCCCGCCGACATGCGCGTCCTCAGGCTCGTCTCCTCCACGCTCCGCGTCGAGCAGGGGTCGCTCACCGGCGAGACCAACTCCGTCAACAAGACCGCCCACGCCGTGCCGGCAGAGGACGCCGACATCCAGGCCAAGGAGTGCATGGTcttcgccggcaccaccgtcgtcAATGGCTCCGCCGTCTGCCTCGTCGTGCACACCGGGATGGCCACCGAGATCGGCAAGATCCACTCGCAGATCCACGAGGCCTCGCAGGAGGACGACGACACGCCGCTCAAGAAGAAGCTCAACGAGTTCGGCGAGGCGCTCACCAAGATCATCGGCCTCATATGCATCCTCGTCTGGCTCATCAACGTCAAGTACTTCTTGACCTTCGAGCTCGACGGATGGGTGCCCAGGAACATTCGCTTCTCGTTCGAGAAGTGCACATACTACTTTGAGATCGCCGTGGCGCTTGCCGTCGCCGCCATACCCGAAGGATTGCCTGCCGTGATCACCACCTGCCTCGCCCTTGGAACCAGGAAGATGGCCGCCAAGAACGCGCTTGTCAGGAAGCTGCCCAGTGTGGAGACTCTGGGCTGCACCACCGTGATCTGCTCCGACAAGACTGGGACTCTGACCACCAACCAGATGTCAGTCTCAAAGCTCGTTGCGATCGGTGATGCCCCAGGGAAAGTTAGGAGCTTCAAGGTGGACGGCACGTCGTATGATCCCCGTGATGGCAAAATCTACGACTGGCCTGCTGGGAGGATGGATGCAAATCTTGAGATGATCGCAAAGGTTGCCGCTGTCTGCAATGATGCCAGTGTCTCACATTCTTCAAACCAGTATGTTTCCACCGGAATGCCGACCGAGGCTGCTTTAAAG GTCCTGGTTGAGAAAATGGGAGTACCTGAAGGAAAGAACGGTCTGTCGGTGGATCCGTCCGAGACATTAG GCTGCTGCCGATGGTGGAGCAATGCTGCCAAAAGGATTGCGACGCTCGAGTTCGACCGTATGAGGAAATCAATGGGAATCATCGTTACCTCCAAATCAGGAGGCAACACTTTACTTGTTAAG GGAGCTGTTGAAACCTTGCTGGAGAGGAGTAGCCATATTCAGCTGCAGGATGGTTCAGTTGTGCCTTTAGATGAGAAATCAAGAAAAGCTGTTTTGGCAAGTCTCCATGAATTGTCAACAAAAGCTCTGCGGTGCCTCGGATTTGCATACAAGGAGGATCTTGGTGAATTTGCAACATATGATGGGGAATACCACCCTGCTCACAAGCTTTTGCTGGATCCAGCCAATTATGCAGCAATTGAAACTGACCTGATATTTGTTGGTCTTGCTGGCCTAAGG GATCCTCCGAGGGAAGAGGTCTTTGATGCTATTGAGGACTGCAGAGCTGCGGGCATCCGTGTTATGGTGATTACAGGAGACAACAAAGAAACCGCTGAGGCGATATGCCATGAAATTGGTGTATTTTCACCTGATGAAGACATTACCTTGAAGAGCTTTACGGGGAGGGAGTTCATGGCACTTGAGGATAAGAAGACACTGCTGCGAAGGAAAGGTGGCCTTCTGTTCTCTAGGGCAGAGCCTAGGCACAAGCAAGAGATCGTGAGGCTGCTAAAAGAAGACGGTGAAGTTGTTGCTATGACTGGAGATGGAGTAAATGATGCCCCTGCTCTAAAACTTGCTGACATTGGTATAGCAATGGGTATCACCGGCACTGAG GTTGCCAAAGAGGCTTCTGACATGGTACTAGCAGACGACAATTTCAGTACCATTGTTGCTGCTGTTGGTGAAGGCAGGTCTATTTACAACAACATGAAAGCTTTCATAAG aTATATGATTTCCTCAAACATTGGTGAAGTTGCCTCGATCTTCCTTACCTCTGCTTTGGGTATTCCTGAGGGGTTGATACCTGTTCAACTTCTGTGGGTAAATCTCGTCACTGATGGCCCCCCTGCGACTGCTTTGGGTTTCAATCCTCCAGACAAGGACATCATGAAGAAGCCACCAAGGAGGAGCGACGACTCACTGATCACTCCCTGGATTCTGTTCCGTTATCTG GTCATTGGCCTTTACGTGGGGGTTGCAACCGTTGGTATCTTTGTCATCTGGTACACCCATGGATCTTTCATGGGCATTGATCTCACTGGAGACGGCCACACGCTTGTCAGTTACTCGCAGCTCTCAAACTGGGGCCAGTGCTCTACCTGGGATAACTTCACAGCCTCGCCCTTCACTGCTGGTGCTAGAACTTTCACCTTCGACGACAACCCCTGCGACTACTTCCAGGCCGGAAAAGTGAAGGCAACGACGCTCTCACTCTCTGTGCTCGTGGCGATCGAGATGTTCAACTCGCTCAACGCCCTCTCCGAGGACACAAGCCTGCTGAGGATGCCTCCGTGGGTCAACCCGTGGCTGCTTCTGGCCATGTCGGTGTCGTTCGGGCTGCACTTCCTCATCCTCTACGTGCCGTTCCTCGCGCAGGTGTTTGGCATCGTGCCGCTCAGCCTGAACGAGTGGCTCCTGGTGCTCCTTGTCGCGCTCCCCGTGGTGCTCATCGACGAGGTCCTCAAGTTCGTTGGCAGGTGCACGACCGCCTCAGGTCCCAAGCGGCGTTTAAAAAAGCAAAAGGGCGAGTGA